Part of the Caulifigura coniformis genome, ACCGCCGGACGCAGCCCGGCGTTTCCGTCCCACAGTCTGTTTCCGATTGGCGTATTTCGTCCCACTGCATGCCGGCCTGGTTGAACAAAGCGAGCAACGTCTTCCGGCGAAACACGCCGGAGGTTGAGCATCCGTTCGCTGTCCCGTGCGAGTGCGGACTGGTCCACCGCGGGATGCGCCGCAACCGGCATCAGAAGATCGTTTGCAGGGAATGCGGCGCCACCCGGTTTGTCCTCCCCAAGGACGTCTACCCCGCGCCGAAGAACCGCCCGGCCGAACCGGCGGCCCCTCCCGCCGCGCTCCCCGTTCTGAACCCGACCAAGGAACCGGCGGGCAGGCGCGGGAAATCGGTCGGCCGCCCGGAGAAACCCAGCCCGAAGGCGGCGCGGGACGCCGCCCCGGAATTCTTCGTCGTCCCCGCTAGCGGCCGGCTGGTCACGCCGTTCCGCATCGTCGTCGTCAGCATCGCCGCTGTGGCCCTCATCACGACCTATCTCACCGTCCAGAAGGTCCGGCGCGACGCCGCGACCACAGCGCTTCGCGAATCGACCGACGCCGCATGGGCCGCCGTCAAGAATCGCGACTGGAGAACAGCCAGCGAGCAGTTCGAGTTGGCGACCGCCGCCGTGACGACGCTCGGCCGACGCGACAGCACCGCCAGGCGCCTCGAATCGGGACTTCGCGAATCACGCACGATCGACCAGCTCTCCCCGAAATCATTGCTCGAAATCCTGGCCGAGGCCGATGCGACATCGGCCGATGCGGACAAATGGAAACGCCAGTTCCAGACCCACTATGAAGGACGCTGGCTCGTCTTCGATGGTCCCGTCGACCGGAAGCAAAACGGCTGGCAGGTCTCCTTTCCGGTCACCGTCGGCAAACGCAACCGCATCGTCCGCGTGCTCATCGACTCGGCAGCGTTCGACGACCTGAAAGAGTCCGACGGCGAACAGGGGGTGATTCTCGCGGCCAGACTTGCGGGCTGCGAACTCAGTGACAACAAGAACGTCTGGAACGTCACCTTCGAGCCCGACAGCGGATTCCTGTGGAGCCTGCCCGAGACGTTTGACGCACTCGGCATCGATGGCGGCGAGTTCCGATCCCCCGACCAGACGAAGGACCTCCTCACCCGCCAGGCGGAACAGAATGGCATACTCTCCGAGGTGACCCCGTGAGCCGCGGCCCCTTCACCGCAACCCTGCGCGCCGCCGTCGTCCTGCTGGTTCTGGCATCGGCCGGGCGATCGGCGTTCGCCCAGGGGGAGGCCGAATCGATTCAGGCGTTCGTCGAACGGAAGGAACAATGGGGCGCGCTGGCCGGCGCGCGATTCGTCATTGAAGGCCGCGTTGCCTTTCTGAGCCCCCAGACGATCCAGTTCGATCGCTGCGACCTCGTCTTCCGCCTGCCGCCGGGAACCCCCGTGCTGCCGCGCGATACGCGCGTCGCTGAGGTGACCGGCAAACTCGTCCGCGAAGGCATGCGCGTGTCCTTCGACGTCGAGTCGCTCCGACGCCGGGACAGCGACGTGGAAACACTGCGCAGTCGCCGCGGCCGGATCGACTCCACCCGCCCCGAAGCCTGGTTCGAACTCGCCGACTGGGCCGCCGGTCGCGGGGCGTTCTATGAGGATTCCGAACTGAAGAAGCGGGCTGAAGAGTTGCGTGAGATCGGTTTGACCGCAGAGTCGCGGCGCCTGAAATCGGATGACGCGGCCGGATATCTCGAACTCGCCAGACGTGCGGCCGCCTGGAACCTCGACCAGGGCGTCGGCTGGAAGTTCACGCATGACGCCGTCCGTATCGAGCTGACGAAGGCCCGCAACGACCCGATGAACAACGGCGGGGCCGTTCTCGCGATGGTTCTCAAGAGCCTGCCCGGCGCCAACACGCCGTTGACGCCTGAGGACGAACCGCTGCGCCAGGCCTACGACCGGAACTACGCCGAGACCTATGCCCGGGCCGATACCGACACTCGGTTCAAGCTCCACCGTGCCCTCTACATTCAGATTCTGCTCGCACTCATCGATCGCGATATCGATCCGGAAGGAAAGAACGGCTACGCCGTTGCGGCGCGGATCTCGAGCCAGATTCCGGAGCTCGAAACACTCGCCGAATCGCACCGCAAGAAGGAACTCGCCTGGCTCAAAAGTCGCGTCACGTCGCTGACCCGAGATGAAATTGTCGACTTCGCAAAGAAGCTGACCGACCGCAAAGAGGACGCCGAGTCGAAGCAGGTCCGCCAGGACTGGCTCCGCTCCCGCGAACCCGCCGCACGGCTCGCCGGAACCCGCGGGCTCACGCAGCTGGCCGATGACTACATCGCCCTTCTGAACGACGAGAAGACGGCGATCACTCTCTACGAGGCCGCCTGGGTCTCCAATCCTCAGTCGCCTGAAGTGACCGACTGGCTGACGAAGCGTGGCCTGGTCGTTGATGGGAACCGCTGGGTCCCCGCGAAGATGGTCGCCCAACCGACGGAAGACCGGTTCGCACAGGCGATCCAGGAAGGCCAGGTCCTTCCGGGCATGACCGGCGAGCAGGCCCGCGCCGCACTCGGCACGCGTCCCTCGTCCATCATGCGCCAGGCGTCCCTCGGTCAGGTCACCGAGCTCTGGATCTACAGGACTGAGGGGCTCGTCGTCACGCTGTCGCGCAAGACCGGCAACAGCGAATCGCACGTGGAGAAGGTCGCCTCGCTGCCTGATGAAGCTCCCTGACTGCCCCGCCTCAGAGCGTGCGGTGAGATGTCCCCGCCGCGATGGCCTTCGGCCAGAAGGAAGCCAGCAGCGATCCGGTCCGTGCGTAAGGGACACAGATTGTCACCCGCGATCGTGGACTCCCGATCGAAGTGTCCACCCGGATCTCCGCCACAGGAACCTGCAGCGCCGCACTGATCGCGGCCCTTTCGGACGCGATGACTTCGGCCCGGGATTCACCGGCTCCGGCGACGCGATCGGCCGCGCTCGCCAGCCGGGCTTCGATGTTCAAGGCATGCCGGACTTCCACCACTCCCAGCAGGAGCAGGCCCGCGACGGGCGCAAGAAGTACCAGTTCAATCCACAGCGCTCCGTTGCGTGTACGGCGGGAGAATGGCAGCTTCGCCGACATGGGAGGTGCTCCACCAGCGAAAGAATCCGGGGACTCTGGATCGTGGCATCGCCCAAACATAACCTCCATTTCGGGTCTCGTTGCCGAAACGCAACATTTCCAGCCCTGCCGCCGAGTCAGACGTTCCGGTTGTAGGCACTGGGGCGACGAGACTGTTCGGGAGAGGAACTGACGACATGGCGAAGACCATCTTCAAGCGGATCATCGACAGGGAGATTCCGGCCGCGATCGTTTACGAAGACGACGAGGTCCTCGCCTTCAACGACAACAATCCACAGGCCCCGGTCCACGTTCTGGTGATCCCGAAGAAGGAGCTCCCCTCCGTCGCCGATGCGGGCGATGACGACACGCTGCTCCTCGGCAAGCTGCTGATGGCTGTCCGGAATATCGCCCGGCAGCAGGGTCTCGAGAACGGCTACCGCATCGTCATCAACACCGGCCCCGACGGCGGACAGACCGTCTCCCATCTCCACCTGCATCTCCTCGGCAAACGCCCGCTGCACTGGCCGCCCGGCTGATCCCGGGAGCAACGTCCGGCCTCAAGCAGCCGCGCCTCTGCCCGGTTCGGCCGCTTCCTGAAATCCGGCGAGTGGCTCGAATTGATGACCGCCGGCATTTCGTCCGACTGCGCGGATGACTGGCAGTCGGAGCGGTGTGCGAAGGCGTCAGTCTCGCTGGCGCGGAGATTCTCTCGGTCTGCGCAAATCCCCATGCCGGGATGCGCGCCCTGTGATCTACCCGCTCAAGCCGGCAGCTTTTACCGTCCAAACAACACTTGTGTGGACAATGCTTGTCCGAACAAGTATTGTGGGCGAATCGTCCTTCCTCTGACAGGCGTCGCCGTGGCCGCTCCCGAGGCACTCCCCGCTCTCCCACCCGGAAAACGCCGCGCGGCCGTCGGCCTCGGCCTCTACTCCCTCCTGCTCATCCAGGCCGTCTCCAGCTTCCTGATCGTCCGCTGGATGGGCGAACGAAATGCGTTCGGCATCGTCGCCAGCCATGTCCCCGCAGCCACCGCAACGAGCGCCCCCAGGGCCTCCGCTGTGGACATCGAGTTTCACGTCCTGGTGACCCTGGTCGCGGTGATCGGCGCCGGCCACCTGCTCGCCCGCCTCTTCCGCCGCTGGGGACAACCTCCCGTCGTTGGTGAAGTCGTCGCCGGCATCTGCCTGGGACCATCGGTCCTTGGCTATTTCGCCCCCTCGCTGATGCACCAGCTGATTCCGTCCACGACCGCCGATCCCCAGGGGGCGGTCGCCGCAGCACTCAAGATGATCGGAGAGCTGGGGGTTCTGCTCTACATGTTTGTCGTCGGGCTCGATCTCAATCTGGTCAAGCTCCGCAACAAGGCGGGCGCGGCCGTCGCCATTTCCCACGCCAGCATTCTGTTCCCGTTCGTCCTCGGCGCCGTCCTCTCACTCTGGCTGCATCCGCTCTACGCGCCCGAAAACATCGCCTTTACGCCATTCGCGCTGTTCCTCGGCATCGCCATGTCGATCACGGCGTTCCCCGTCCTGGCCCGCATCCTCACCGACCGCAACCTCGAAACCACTCCCCTCGGCATGATGGCCATGGCCTGTGCCGCGGCCGATGACGCGACCGCGTGGTGCCTGCTCGCTGTGGTGGTCGGCATCGTCCAGACCCAGGCCGGAAGCACCATTGCCGTCTGCCTCAGTGCGCTGGGGTACATCCTGGCAATGTTCGTCGTGGTCCGGCCCCTCGTCGTCGCCTGGTGCCGACGTGTCGATCTGCAGGTCGGCGCCCTGACAAACGGCGTCCTCGCGGCCGGCTGCGTCGGCGCCCTGCTCTCGGCCCTGATCACGAAGACGATCGGCATCCATGCCATCTTCGGAGCCTTCCTGCTGGGAGCGGTGATCCCCAGCGACAGCCGGGTCGCCGGCTTCCTCAAGACGCGTCTTCGTGATTCCGTGACTGTCCTCCTCCTCCCGGCGTTCTTCGCCTATACCGGAATGCGGACGCAGATCGGCCTCGTCTCTGGATGGCAGCAGTGGCTCGCCGTCGCCGTGATCATCGTCGTGGCAACCGCGGGGAAATTTGGCGGGACAGTGATGGCCGCCCGCTGGACCGGAATCGGCTGGCGCGACTCCGCCGCGCTCGGCGTCCTGATGAACACCCGTGGCCTGATGGAGCTGATCGTGCTCAACATCGGCCTCGATCTGGGTGTCATTTCCCCAACGCTCTTCGCCATGATGGTCCTCATGGCGCTGGTCACCACAATCAGCACGTCACCGATCCTGGCGCGTCTGATGCCCGAATCGCTGAAGGCCGAACCACCCACCCTTGCCCCGGCCCGGCCGCCCCTCCGTTGATCGTCCGACCAACTCCCTCCCCCGTCCTCTCCCGCCCGTTGCACTCCTACTCCGCGGATCAGCATGCAAACCTGCACCACGAAAGGCGGCATCCTGTCGGTCTGCATCACCACGTTGCTGCTTCTCGACCACGTCCGCTCGGACGACCGGCCGCCTGCGAAAGCCCCTGAAAAGCAACCACCGTCACTGGCCGAGGCCCGAGCCCGCGCACAGCTGCTGCACGAAACCCTCCATTCCACGTTGCATGTCGTGCATCGCGACTTCTATCGTGAAGACGATGGACTTCCGATTCCCGCGGCGTCGATGACGCGCGTGTTTCGTCACCTCGAAGAGGAGCAGGGGGTCGTGCTTCGCTGGTTGGCAGTCGACGGCGAGGCGATGAACGTTGACCATAAGGCCCGCGACGATTTCGAGCGGGCCGCCGTGAAAGCGATCCAGGCGGACCAGAAACCGTTCGAGTCGAGGGAAGGAGGCGTTTATCGTCGGGCGGCCGCGATCACGCTCCGTTCCGAATGTCTCAAGTGCCACGTTCCGAACCGGAAAAGTCTCGAAGACCGTTTCGCCGGACTGATCATTTCGATGCCCTTCGCCGCCGGGGAGTAGCTCACGTGCCCGACCACGATTCCCCGCTGCCCGAATGGATTCTCGACGTCCCTCAGTCGGCCGAAATCTTCGACCGCTGGGGGCTCGACACGTCCTGCGGTGGAAAGTCGCTCGACTTCGTCTGCCGGCAGGCCGGCCTGGATCCAGCCGTCATCCTCGCCGAGCTGATGCCCCTGCTTCCGCCCGAGGCTCAGGTCGCCCCGCCGCCCGCTCAGCCCCTTGGCCAGTCGTAGCTGCTCTGCTGGCGGAAGCCTTTCAGCATCATCGCGCCATCTTCGCGAAGCGTCAGCAGCGAGGCGCCGCTGTTCTCTGGGCCCGAGCCCTCGACCATCGCCCGCAGCGTGCAGTAATGGATGCCGGCGATCTCCTTGTAGTCGTTCTTGTGGCTGTGACCCTGGAACACCGCCTGCACATTGCCCGACTGTTCGAGGAGCTTCCGCACCTCCGGGCAGTTCTTCACTCCGTGATCGTTCGAGACATCCAGCCGCTGGTGGGCAAACACGATCGTCGGCCGCTTCGCCGCCTTGAGATCCGCCTCCAGCCATTCCATCTCCGCTGGCGGGATGTTGGCGTCCTTCCACGATGACATCTTGCGGCCGTACGGCTTGCCATTGCTGCTGAAGCACGCATCGAGAATCACGAAGTGCCAGCCGCCGCGATCGAATGACGTGTACGACTTCTCCTGCTCGACGCCGCCCAGGAACTCTTCTTTCGTCAGCAGATCGACGCAGTGGTTTCCGAGCACATACCAGCGATCCTTGCACAGCGAGGCGAACTCCCGATTGATCCGCTTCAGGTAGCCCAGTTCGACATCGACGCCATCCGCCGCGTCGATCAGGTCGCCCAGTTCCACGAGGAACGCCGGCGGTTCCGAAGCGAACTCTGCTCCCGCCGACGCCAGCTTGCCGAGCGTCTCGCGGTAGTAGCGAGTTCCCGCGGCCTCCTTGTCCGCGTAGTGCAGATCGGTGATGAGCCCGATCCGCAGCGGCGTCCCGGACTCCGCCGACCAGCCGGATGTCGCCGCACTTCCGAGCAGGACCAACCCGGCGCGCTGGAGAAACGCGCGGCGGCCAATCGGATGTTCGATACCGGAGAAATGACAAGTCATGGGAGAGCCTCTGGTGGTCCTGCGTCCATGCGAATTCCGTCATTCGGCGTCATCAGCTGCCGAATGACCAGCTGCAGTTCGGCATGATTGCAGAAATAGTTGTTGATGTGACCGGGCGTCTGGAACCGAGAGACGTTGAAGCCGTCT contains:
- a CDS encoding histidine triad nucleotide-binding protein translates to MAKTIFKRIIDREIPAAIVYEDDEVLAFNDNNPQAPVHVLVIPKKELPSVADAGDDDTLLLGKLLMAVRNIARQQGLENGYRIVINTGPDGGQTVSHLHLHLLGKRPLHWPPG
- a CDS encoding cation:proton antiporter domain-containing protein, encoding MAAPEALPALPPGKRRAAVGLGLYSLLLIQAVSSFLIVRWMGERNAFGIVASHVPAATATSAPRASAVDIEFHVLVTLVAVIGAGHLLARLFRRWGQPPVVGEVVAGICLGPSVLGYFAPSLMHQLIPSTTADPQGAVAAALKMIGELGVLLYMFVVGLDLNLVKLRNKAGAAVAISHASILFPFVLGAVLSLWLHPLYAPENIAFTPFALFLGIAMSITAFPVLARILTDRNLETTPLGMMAMACAAADDATAWCLLAVVVGIVQTQAGSTIAVCLSALGYILAMFVVVRPLVVAWCRRVDLQVGALTNGVLAAGCVGALLSALITKTIGIHAIFGAFLLGAVIPSDSRVAGFLKTRLRDSVTVLLLPAFFAYTGMRTQIGLVSGWQQWLAVAVIIVVATAGKFGGTVMAARWTGIGWRDSAALGVLMNTRGLMELIVLNIGLDLGVISPTLFAMMVLMALVTTISTSPILARLMPESLKAEPPTLAPARPPLR
- a CDS encoding c-type heme family protein, which produces MQTCTTKGGILSVCITTLLLLDHVRSDDRPPAKAPEKQPPSLAEARARAQLLHETLHSTLHVVHRDFYREDDGLPIPAASMTRVFRHLEEEQGVVLRWLAVDGEAMNVDHKARDDFERAAVKAIQADQKPFESREGGVYRRAAAITLRSECLKCHVPNRKSLEDRFAGLIISMPFAAGE
- a CDS encoding DUF542 domain-containing protein, with protein sequence MPDHDSPLPEWILDVPQSAEIFDRWGLDTSCGGKSLDFVCRQAGLDPAVILAELMPLLPPEAQVAPPPAQPLGQS
- a CDS encoding metallophosphoesterase family protein; translation: MTCHFSGIEHPIGRRAFLQRAGLVLLGSAATSGWSAESGTPLRIGLITDLHYADKEAAGTRYYRETLGKLASAGAEFASEPPAFLVELGDLIDAADGVDVELGYLKRINREFASLCKDRWYVLGNHCVDLLTKEEFLGGVEQEKSYTSFDRGGWHFVILDACFSSNGKPYGRKMSSWKDANIPPAEMEWLEADLKAAKRPTIVFAHQRLDVSNDHGVKNCPEVRKLLEQSGNVQAVFQGHSHKNDYKEIAGIHYCTLRAMVEGSGPENSGASLLTLREDGAMMLKGFRQQSSYDWPRG